The Henckelia pumila isolate YLH828 chromosome 2, ASM3356847v2, whole genome shotgun sequence genome includes a window with the following:
- the LOC140878195 gene encoding probable arabinosyltransferase ARAD1: MGLLAHKSLFFLFFMTSTLLVLSWFLVLRSTGRRHSFDLKSEYPKKSPPTSASMGENKVTRNDISRKSTDSNRQVLKVFMYDLPSEFHFSLLGWKRKGRSVWPDIRTEVPVYPGGLNLQHSIEYWLTLDLLNSEFADDLGCRSAIRVHNSSQADVVFVPFFSSISYNRYSKLKPGQKSINNFLQEKLVQFLTAQEEWKRSGGKDHIIVAHHPNSLVDARVKLWPAMFILADFGRCHPAVANVEKDVIAPYRHMIRSYANDSSGFDSRPTLLYFQGAIYRKDGGTIRQELFYMLRNEKDVHFSFGSAQKEGVNEASQGMHSSKFCLNIAGDTPSSNRLFDAIASHCVPVVISDEIELPYEDVLNYSEFCVFVRTSDALQENFLLNLIKNISKEEWTRMWKRLKQIERFFKFQYPSQHQDAVQMIWQAFLRKLPAVKREVHKSRRFSRTILPAERLKSFHVPKVFWE, encoded by the exons ATGGGTCTTCTAGCTCATAAATCACTCTTCTTTTTGTTCTTTATGACTTCCACATTGCTGGTATTATCTTGGTTTTTAGTGCTACGATCGACTGGCCGCCGTCACTCGTTTGATCTTA AGAGTGAGTATCCTAAGAAATCCCCACCAACTAGTGCTTCAATGGGTGAAAACAAAGTGACACGAAATGATATTTCAAGGAAAAGTACTGATTCTAATAGGCAAGTTCTCAAGGTTTTTATGTATGACTTGCCCTCAGAATTTCATTTTAGCCTCTTGGGCTGGAAAAGGAAGGGGAGGAGTGTCTGGCCGGATATCCGGACGGAGGTCCCTGTGTACCCTGGTGGATTAAATCTGCAGCATAGTATAGAGTATTGGCTGACTTTAGATCTCTTGAACTCCGAATTTGCTGACGATTTGGGATGCCGTAGTGCTATAAGAGTACACAATTCTAGCCAAGCTGATGTAGTGTTTGTTCCCTTTTTTTCATCCATAAGCTACAACCGATACTCGAAGCTGAAGCCTGGCCAGAAAAGCATCAATAACTTTTTACAGGAGAAGTTGGTTCAGTTTTTGACGGCTCAGGAGGAGTGGAAGAGGTCTGGGGGAAAGGATCACATAATAGTCGCCCACCATCCGAATAGTCTTGTGGATGCAAGAGTGAAGCTGTGGCCAGCAATGTTTATTCTTGCGGATTTCGGAAGGTGTCATCCAGCTGTGGCTAACGTTGAGAAGGATGTGATTGCACCTTACAGGCATATGATTAGAAGCTATGCCAACGACTCATCTGGTTTCGATAGTCGTCCAACTTTGCTATATTTCCAGGGAGCTATATATCGAAAAGAT GGAGGAACAATCCGGCAGGAGTTGTTTTACATGTTACGAAACGAGAAAGACGTGCATTTCTCATTTGGTAGCGCCCAAAAGGAAGGAGTGAACGAGGCGTCCCAGGGCATGCACTCCTCCAAATTCTGCCTCAACATAGCAGGGGATACGCCCTCCTCAAACAGGCTTTTTGATGCCATAGCTAGCCACTGCGTCCCCGTGGTTATAAGCGATGAAATCGAGCTCCCTTACGAGGATGTTCTCAACTATTCTGAATTCTGCGTGTTTGTGCGTACATCAGATGCCCTCCAAGAAAACTTCCTCCTAAACCTCATCAAGAACATCAGCAAGGAGGAGTGGACCAGAATGTGGAAAAGGCTCAAGCAAATCGAAAGGTTTTTCAAGTTCCAGTACCCATCTCAACATCAAGATGCTGTTCAGATGATATGGCAAGCGTTTTTGCGCAAGCTTCCTGCTGTCAAAAGGGAAGTTCACAAGTCCAGGAGGTTCTCAAGAACGATTTTGCCCGCGGAAAGGCTCAAGTCTTTTCATGTGCCCAAAGTTTTTTGGGAATAG